The proteins below are encoded in one region of Fibrella aestuarina BUZ 2:
- a CDS encoding homogentisate 1,2-dioxygenase — MPLYHRLGTLPPKRHTIFKSPEGAYYYEQLFGTVGFDGMSSLLYHLHRPTQVKAVLDTVDLRPQLAVEHNIQSRKLIGFDVPPADDFLQSRTPLLVNNDVVVGVAAPRQSLTDYFYKNADADELLFVHRGSGTLRTLLGNIPFVPGDYVLIPRGMIYQIQFTPMGNETGNAADNRLFYLESTSPIYTPKRYRNWFGQQLEHSPYCERDFRLPQDLETHDETGDFVIKIKKEGILHTLVYATHPFDVVGWDGYNFPYALSIHDFEPITGRIHQPPPVHQTFETKACVICSFVPRLFDYHPQAIPAPYNHSNIDSDEVLYYVDGNFMSRNGIGPGVLTLHPGGIPHGPHPGAMERSIGKTGTDELAVMVDTFRPLRLTTQAMGIDDGIYFQSWTEE, encoded by the coding sequence ATGCCGCTCTATCATCGACTGGGTACGTTGCCCCCTAAACGGCACACGATCTTCAAGAGTCCTGAGGGTGCTTATTATTACGAACAGCTCTTCGGTACGGTTGGCTTCGATGGCATGTCGTCGCTGCTGTACCACCTGCACCGGCCTACGCAGGTGAAGGCCGTGCTGGATACGGTGGACCTGCGCCCGCAACTGGCCGTGGAGCACAACATCCAATCACGCAAGCTGATCGGGTTTGACGTACCCCCGGCTGATGATTTTCTGCAAAGTCGCACGCCGCTGTTGGTCAATAACGACGTGGTGGTGGGCGTGGCCGCACCCCGGCAATCGCTGACCGACTATTTCTACAAAAACGCCGACGCCGACGAACTGCTGTTTGTGCACCGGGGCTCGGGTACGTTGCGGACGCTGCTGGGCAACATCCCCTTCGTGCCGGGCGATTACGTGCTCATTCCGCGCGGCATGATCTACCAGATTCAGTTTACCCCAATGGGTAACGAGACGGGCAACGCGGCCGACAATCGGCTGTTTTACCTGGAATCGACGTCGCCGATTTACACGCCCAAGCGCTACCGCAACTGGTTCGGGCAGCAACTGGAACACTCGCCCTACTGCGAGCGCGACTTCCGGCTACCGCAGGACCTCGAAACGCACGACGAAACCGGCGACTTCGTGATCAAGATCAAAAAAGAGGGCATTCTGCATACGCTCGTGTATGCGACGCATCCGTTCGACGTGGTCGGCTGGGACGGTTACAATTTCCCGTACGCCCTCTCGATTCATGATTTTGAGCCGATTACGGGGCGCATCCATCAGCCGCCGCCGGTGCATCAGACGTTCGAGACGAAAGCCTGCGTGATCTGCTCGTTTGTGCCGCGCCTGTTCGATTACCACCCGCAGGCGATTCCGGCTCCCTACAACCACAGCAACATCGACTCCGACGAGGTGCTGTATTACGTCGATGGCAATTTCATGTCGCGCAACGGCATCGGGCCTGGCGTGCTGACGCTGCATCCCGGTGGCATTCCGCACGGGCCGCATCCCGGCGCAATGGAGCGCAGCATCGGTAAAACCGGTACCGACGAACTCGCCGTGATGGTCGACACCTTCCGCCCGCTGCGCCTCACCACCCAGGCGATGGGCATCGACGACGGCATCTATTTTCAATCGTGGACGGAGGAGTGA
- a CDS encoding HEAT repeat domain-containing protein, which translates to MKQHRIRVFTRKHALWSAGLVTLLGLAGYQQSIAPIDKRIKRLAPDKAVRMAKAIEATVTPQLAPGLTLKLWGVDSLVSDPIGIDVDDKGRLYYNRTNRQKNSEFDIRGHQDWEIESIRLQTVEDRRAFLRKVLAPANSAKNEWLKDVNGDGSHDWRDLTVEREDVFRLEDTNGDGVADQSKLVTSDFHEEITDVAGGVMAHGNDVYVAVAPDLWRLRDKNGDGIADEKTSISHGYGVHVGFSGHGMSGIEMGPDGKIYWQIGDIGFSGKGPDGKKWEHPNSGVIVRANPDGSDFEVFAYGVRNTHEFVFDEYGNLISEDNDGDHPGEKERLVYIVDGSDTGWRSNWQYGKYRDPLNNTYKVWMDENMFKPKFEGQAAYITPTIANYVSGPAGMKYNPGTALGPQYKNTFFLAEFIGSPTNSGIHAFKLKPKGAGFELGETKKIVGGVLATGIDFGPDGSLYVADWINGWDTKNYGRIWKMDVQGGAAFEERQRTKALLAADFRPRTAASLGTLLSNPDMRVRQKAQFELARRGAASLPIFQQAIGQKANQLARIHGIWGISQLARQSKTHAKLLLPLLTDSDPEIRAQAARWLGDVRYAEAGSALLPLLTDDNSRTRFFAAEALGRIAYEPAIQPLIKLLEENNDEDAYLRHGASLALARIGKADPLISLANHKSKAVRVGAVVALRRMQSPGIASFLNDKDEFVVTEAARGINDDLSIPAALPALAKLLQTTKFSNEALIRRAINANMRVGTPEAMQTLIGYFQGTGNPAAMRAEAMDALSTWAKPSVLDRVDGRYRGAVERDLAPVRTATASAYTGALTQSERQVRLSAISAIRRLGISSADEAMAKLVSTDADPAVREAALRGLASLNAPQLNAAIETALADKAREVRVAGLDLLGKAAMPKEQMVRLLTNVLDNGPIEEKQAALLTLGTLPAANSQPVFDKLLSSMQAGTLSPELYLELEEAIESSKSAALTARYKSLSGQLSDADAFKGSLMGGVADKGRRIFFRHPTAQCIRCHSYNDQGGNAGPRLNGVAGRLTREQLLEAVINPSARLAPGYGTVSVTLKDGKSLSGILAGETDKELQIKIGNDPARTIAKDQIAKRTNDPSSMPEMKYLLTKREIRDVVSFLSTLKDEH; encoded by the coding sequence ATGAAACAACACCGCATACGGGTCTTTACCCGCAAGCACGCGCTCTGGTCGGCAGGCCTGGTTACGCTGCTGGGTTTGGCTGGCTACCAACAGTCCATTGCGCCCATTGACAAGCGCATCAAACGGCTGGCGCCCGACAAGGCCGTCCGCATGGCCAAAGCCATCGAAGCTACGGTCACCCCCCAATTGGCACCGGGCCTGACCCTCAAGCTGTGGGGCGTCGATTCGCTCGTGTCTGACCCCATCGGCATCGACGTCGACGACAAGGGGCGGCTTTATTACAATAGGACCAACCGCCAGAAAAACTCGGAGTTCGACATTCGCGGGCATCAGGACTGGGAAATCGAGTCGATCCGGTTGCAGACGGTTGAAGATCGGCGGGCGTTTCTGCGGAAGGTGCTCGCTCCGGCCAACAGCGCCAAAAACGAGTGGCTGAAAGACGTAAACGGCGATGGCTCGCACGACTGGCGCGACCTGACCGTGGAGCGCGAAGACGTATTCCGGCTGGAAGACACCAACGGCGATGGCGTAGCCGATCAGTCGAAGCTGGTGACCAGCGATTTCCACGAAGAAATCACCGACGTGGCCGGTGGCGTAATGGCCCACGGCAACGACGTGTATGTGGCCGTGGCGCCCGACCTGTGGCGGCTGCGCGACAAGAATGGCGATGGTATTGCCGACGAAAAAACGTCGATCTCGCATGGCTACGGCGTACACGTCGGCTTCAGCGGCCACGGCATGTCGGGCATCGAGATGGGCCCTGACGGTAAGATTTACTGGCAGATCGGCGACATCGGGTTCTCGGGCAAAGGCCCCGACGGCAAAAAGTGGGAACACCCCAACAGCGGCGTGATTGTGCGGGCCAACCCCGACGGCTCCGACTTCGAGGTGTTTGCCTATGGCGTCCGGAATACGCACGAGTTTGTGTTTGACGAATACGGTAACCTCATCAGCGAAGACAACGACGGCGACCACCCCGGCGAGAAAGAACGGCTGGTGTACATCGTCGACGGCTCAGATACGGGCTGGCGGAGCAACTGGCAGTATGGCAAATACCGCGATCCGCTCAACAACACCTACAAGGTTTGGATGGACGAGAATATGTTCAAGCCCAAATTTGAGGGGCAGGCGGCCTACATCACCCCCACCATTGCCAACTACGTGAGTGGTCCGGCGGGCATGAAATACAACCCCGGCACGGCACTGGGGCCGCAATACAAGAACACGTTCTTCCTGGCCGAGTTTATCGGCAGCCCCACCAACTCCGGCATTCACGCCTTCAAGCTGAAACCCAAAGGCGCCGGTTTTGAACTGGGCGAAACGAAGAAGATCGTCGGCGGCGTGCTGGCCACAGGCATCGACTTTGGTCCCGACGGCTCGCTCTACGTGGCCGACTGGATCAACGGCTGGGACACCAAAAACTATGGCCGTATCTGGAAGATGGACGTGCAGGGCGGGGCCGCCTTCGAAGAACGGCAACGCACGAAAGCCCTGCTGGCGGCCGATTTCCGGCCCCGCACCGCCGCCAGCCTGGGTACGTTGCTGAGCAACCCCGACATGCGGGTACGTCAGAAAGCGCAGTTTGAACTGGCCCGCCGGGGTGCAGCCAGCCTCCCTATTTTCCAGCAGGCGATTGGGCAGAAGGCCAACCAACTGGCGCGCATTCACGGCATCTGGGGCATCAGTCAACTGGCGCGCCAGAGCAAAACGCACGCAAAACTGCTACTCCCCCTGCTGACCGACAGCGACCCCGAAATTCGGGCGCAGGCCGCCCGCTGGCTCGGCGATGTGCGCTATGCGGAGGCCGGTTCGGCCCTGCTGCCGCTGCTCACCGACGATAACAGCCGGACGCGGTTCTTTGCCGCCGAAGCCCTGGGTCGTATTGCCTACGAACCCGCCATTCAGCCGCTGATTAAACTGCTGGAGGAGAACAACGACGAAGACGCCTACCTGCGCCACGGGGCGAGCCTCGCCCTGGCCCGGATTGGGAAAGCCGACCCGCTCATTTCGCTGGCCAACCATAAGTCGAAGGCCGTTCGGGTGGGAGCCGTGGTGGCGCTGCGTCGCATGCAAAGCCCCGGCATTGCCTCGTTCCTGAACGACAAAGACGAGTTTGTGGTGACCGAAGCCGCCCGCGGTATCAACGACGACCTCTCGATTCCCGCCGCGCTGCCCGCCCTGGCTAAGTTGCTCCAGACCACTAAATTCAGTAACGAAGCGCTCATCCGCCGGGCCATCAACGCCAACATGCGCGTGGGTACACCCGAGGCCATGCAGACGCTGATCGGCTATTTCCAGGGCACGGGTAACCCCGCCGCCATGCGGGCCGAGGCGATGGACGCCCTCAGCACCTGGGCCAAGCCGTCGGTGCTCGACCGGGTTGACGGACGTTATCGGGGGGCCGTCGAGCGTGACCTGGCACCCGTTCGGACTGCGACGGCCTCGGCCTATACTGGCGCGCTGACGCAGTCGGAGCGGCAGGTACGTCTCAGCGCCATTTCGGCCATTCGTCGGCTGGGCATTTCGTCGGCCGATGAAGCGATGGCCAAGCTGGTATCGACAGACGCCGATCCGGCGGTTCGGGAAGCGGCCCTGCGCGGACTGGCTTCGCTGAACGCCCCGCAACTGAATGCCGCCATTGAAACGGCCCTTGCTGACAAAGCGCGTGAGGTACGGGTGGCGGGGCTTGACCTGCTCGGGAAAGCCGCCATGCCGAAAGAGCAGATGGTACGCCTGCTGACCAACGTACTCGATAACGGCCCGATTGAAGAAAAGCAGGCAGCCCTGCTGACGCTGGGTACGTTGCCCGCCGCCAATTCGCAGCCCGTTTTCGACAAACTGCTTAGCTCGATGCAGGCCGGTACGTTGTCGCCCGAGTTGTATCTGGAACTGGAGGAAGCCATCGAGAGCAGCAAATCGGCGGCGCTGACGGCCCGCTACAAAAGCCTCAGCGGGCAACTGTCCGACGCCGACGCGTTTAAAGGGAGCCTGATGGGCGGTGTGGCCGACAAAGGGCGCCGCATTTTCTTCCGGCACCCAACGGCGCAGTGTATCCGCTGCCACTCGTACAACGATCAGGGCGGCAATGCAGGGCCACGGCTCAACGGCGTTGCTGGCCGTCTCACCCGCGAACAACTGCTCGAAGCGGTCATCAACCCCAGCGCCCGGCTCGCACCCGGCTATGGTACAGTGTCGGTGACGCTGAAAGATGGCAAGTCGCTGTCGGGTATTCTGGCGGGCGAGACCGATAAAGAGCTTCAGATCAAGATAGGCAACGACCCGGCTCGGACCATCGCGAAAGACCAGATTGCCAAGCGCACTAACGATCCGTCGAGTATGCCGGAGATGAAATACCTGCTCACGAAACGCGAAATCCGCGACGTGGTCAGCTTCCTCTCGACGCTGAAAGACGAGCATTGA
- a CDS encoding M90 family metallopeptidase, giving the protein MDNLFIALGLVLGLAIAALLWWFLNRKRRSTPAEPAEPLPPSLVELLAENVPYYATLPADRQAVFADRVSLFLAEVQVEGVDTDVDDIDRVLVASSAVIPMFAFDDWQYPNLTTVVLYESTFNEAYQTEGDDRRIMGQVGTGGALQSTMALSKSALRNGFMNKTSKENTGIHEFVHLLDKVDGEIDGAPDLLMPKEHLQPWLRLIHRTMQEMESHKSDINPYGLTNEAEFFAVVSEYFFKRPDLLKTKHPELFAQLEQIFRQNPLTDEKVVEETAEPSLNEEPDER; this is encoded by the coding sequence ATGGATAATCTGTTTATTGCTCTCGGGCTGGTGTTGGGGCTGGCGATTGCGGCACTACTGTGGTGGTTTCTCAACCGGAAGCGTCGGTCAACGCCCGCTGAACCGGCCGAGCCGCTGCCGCCGAGTCTGGTGGAGCTATTGGCCGAGAATGTACCCTATTACGCCACGTTGCCCGCCGATCGGCAGGCGGTGTTCGCCGATCGTGTGAGTCTCTTTCTGGCTGAGGTGCAGGTAGAAGGCGTCGACACCGACGTCGATGACATCGACCGGGTTTTGGTCGCGAGCAGTGCCGTAATCCCAATGTTCGCCTTCGACGACTGGCAGTATCCCAACCTGACGACGGTGGTGCTGTACGAGTCGACATTCAACGAAGCTTATCAGACCGAGGGTGACGACCGGCGCATCATGGGGCAGGTTGGTACGGGTGGGGCGTTGCAGAGCACGATGGCCCTGTCGAAATCGGCGCTACGCAACGGCTTCATGAATAAAACCAGCAAGGAGAACACGGGCATCCACGAGTTTGTACACCTGCTCGACAAAGTGGATGGCGAAATCGATGGCGCTCCCGACCTGCTCATGCCCAAAGAACACCTGCAACCCTGGCTTCGCCTGATTCACCGGACCATGCAGGAGATGGAAAGTCATAAATCCGACATCAACCCCTACGGGCTGACTAACGAAGCGGAGTTTTTCGCGGTGGTATCAGAGTATTTCTTCAAACGGCCCGATCTGCTAAAAACGAAGCACCCCGAGCTATTTGCCCAACTCGAACAGATTTTCCGGCAAAACCCGCTCACCGACGAAAAAGTCGTGGAGGAAACCGCGGAACCATCGTTAAACGAGGAACCGGACGAACGCTAA
- a CDS encoding GrpB family protein — translation MKQGINELSREEIGMRFPVEIVPFDPRWFDLFDQERKLILNTLGEQLALRVEHFGSTSIPELPAKPTIDILVEIPTDERLHDDIITKLVAQNYDFMWQTDAEPPYMVFVKGYNVTGAKQQTYHIHMGPQTHALWDRLYFRDYLREKPMLAKAYAELKNELAKVYRNDRVAYRLAKTDFVKTKTEEAKQYYVL, via the coding sequence ATGAAGCAAGGGATAAATGAACTGAGTCGGGAAGAAATTGGGATGCGTTTTCCCGTAGAGATCGTGCCTTTCGATCCACGTTGGTTCGATCTGTTCGATCAAGAGCGAAAACTTATTCTCAATACGCTGGGCGAGCAGCTAGCTCTGCGCGTTGAGCACTTTGGCAGTACGTCTATCCCTGAACTACCAGCGAAGCCAACGATCGACATACTGGTCGAGATTCCGACTGATGAGCGCCTGCATGATGATATTATCACAAAGCTAGTCGCGCAGAACTATGACTTTATGTGGCAAACAGATGCCGAGCCACCGTATATGGTCTTTGTTAAAGGCTACAACGTGACCGGCGCCAAACAGCAGACCTACCACATTCACATGGGACCGCAAACACACGCTTTGTGGGATCGACTTTACTTTCGGGACTACCTGCGTGAGAAACCAATGCTAGCCAAAGCATATGCTGAGTTAAAAAATGAATTGGCTAAAGTATATCGCAATGACCGGGTAGCTTATCGACTTGCTAAAACTGATTTTGTCAAAACAAAGACGGAGGAGGCAAAGCAGTATTATGTGCTTTAA